The Rhododendron vialii isolate Sample 1 chromosome 5a, ASM3025357v1 genome contains a region encoding:
- the LOC131325276 gene encoding uncharacterized protein LOC131325276 isoform X15 encodes MHQGYPPDLGQLQAVMNAIEMACSSIQIHVNPAAAEATILSLCQSPRPYQACQFILENSQVANARFQAAAAIRDAAIREWVFLTDDEKKSLISFCLCFVMQHANSPEGYVQVKVSSVAAQLMKRGWLDFAAVEKEGFLSQVKQAVIGSHGLDVQYRGINVLESLVSEFSPSTSTAMSLPREFHEQCRASLEKDYLKTFYCWAQDAALSVTNKIMESDSAVPEVNVCAAAMRLMLQILNWDFRYGTNAVTGGKGAIDVYSAEVRYEGAKRSDCVLVQPGPSWRDVLITSCHIGWLLSLYGALRKKFLCEGYWLDCPIAVSARKLIVQFCSLTGTIFPSDNGQMQDKHLLQLLSGIIQWVSPPDAIANAIECGKSESEMLDGCRALLAIATVTTPLAFDQLLNSISPFGTLSLMSALTCEVVKVFMANFTVEETWSWVARDILLDTWTAVLTPADNTGPKLPPEGVNAAANLFALIVESELKVASASAFIDESESEYLQASVTGMDERLSSYGLIARAAIDATIPLITRLFSERFARLHEGRGTKDPTETLEELYSLLLLTGHILADEGEGEMPLVLIYFSHLATIAIAIFLLETVLEVSLTNGYECCKTCKGYVLHPAVADA; translated from the exons ATGCATCAAGGGTATCCGCCCGATTTGGGTCAGCTCCAAGCCGTCATGAATGCCATTGAAATGGCTTGCAGTTCCATTCAG ATTCATGTCAATCCGGCAGCAGCTGAGGCAACTATTCTATCACTATGTCAGTCTCCTCGGCCGTACCAGGCATGCCAATTCATTCTTG AGAATTCTCAGGTGGCAAATGCAAGATTTCAGGCAGCTGCAGCCATTCGAGATGCAGCTATCAGAGAATGGGTGTTTCTTACAGATGATGAGAAGAAAAGCTTGATTAG tttttgtttgtgctTTGTTATGCAACATGCTAATTCACCCGAGGGATATGTACAAGTAAAGGTGTCTTCAGTGGCTGCTCAATTGATGAAAAGGGGCTG GCTAGACTTTGCGGCTGTTGAGAAGGAGGGTTTCTTGTCTCAG GTAAAACAGGCTGTCATTGGAAGCCACGGCCTGGATGTACAGTACCGTGGGATTAATGTCCTGGAATCTTTG GTATCTGAATTTTCACCATCTACATCAACTGCCATGAGTCTTCCCAGGGAGTTTCACGAGCAGTGCCGGGCTTCCCTTGAGAAGGACTATTTGAAG ACTTTCTACTGTTGGGCGCAAGATGCTGCTCTTAGTGTCACCAACAAAATAATGGAATCTGATTCTGCTGTACCTGAGGTCAACGTATGTGCAGCAGCGATGCGACTTATGCTTCAGATTCTGAATTGGGACTTCCGGTACGGCACAAATGCAGTTACGGGTGGAAAAGGTGCCATAGATGTATATTCAGCCGAAGTTAGATATGAAGGTGCAAAGAGGTCTGATTGCGTCCTAGTGCAG CCTGGCCCTTCTTGGCGTGATGTTTTGATAACAAGTTGTCACATTGGGTGGCTTTTGAGTTTGTACGGTGCGCTTAGAAAGAAGTTCTTGTGTGAAGGTTATTGGCTTGATTGTCCTATTGCAGTCTCTGCGCGGAAACTTATTGTACAGTTCTGCTCCTTGACGGGGACTATATTTCCATCTG ATAATGGACAAATGCAAGACAAGCACCTGTTGCAACTGCTCTCTGGAATTATACAATGGGTCAGTCCACCTGATGCCATTGCAAACGCTATTGAATGTGGAAAAAGCGAAAG TGAGATGCTTGATGGTTGCCGTGCACTCTTAGCCATAGCAACTGTAACAACGCCTCTTGCGTTTGACCAATTGTTGAATTCCATAAG CCCATTTGGTACTCTTAGCCTGATGTCTGCCTTGACGTGTGAAGTTGTTAAAGTCTTTATGGCTAATTTTACCGTAGAGGAGACATGGAGTTGGGTGGCACGGGATATCTTATTAGATACTTGGACTGCAGTTCTCACG CCAGCGGATAACACCGGTCCGAAGCTTCCACCAGAAGGGGTCAATGCTGCAGCCAATCTTTTCGCCTTGATTGTAGAGTCTGAATTAAAGG TGGCTTCAGCATCGGCCTTCATTGATGAGAGTGAATCGGAATACCTACAGGCTTCTGTAACTG GCATGGATGAAAGGTTAAGTTCTTATGGTCTTATTGCCCGAGCAGCAATTGATGCCACCATTCCTTTAATCACGAGATTATTCTCTGAGCGTTTTGCGAGGCTTCATGAG GGAAGAGGCACAAAAGATCCCACAGAAACTCTGGAAGAGCTTTACTCACTGTTACTGCTAACTGGCCACATTCTTGCAGATGAAGGGGAGGGAGAAATGCCTTTggtattgatttatttttcccATCTTGCTACTATTGCCATCGCGATTTTCCTCTTAGAAACCGTGTTGG aaGTATCCCTCACAAATGGGTATGAATGTTGTAAAACTTGCAAGGGTTATGTGCTGCACCCTGCAGTCGCAGATGCTTGA
- the LOC131325276 gene encoding uncharacterized protein LOC131325276 isoform X16, which translates to MHQGYPPDLGQLQAVMNAIEMACSSIQIHVNPAAAEATILSLCQSPRPYQACQFILENSQVANARFQAAAAIRDAAIREWVFLTDDEKKSLISFCLCFVMQHANSPEGYVQVKVSSVAAQLMKRGWLDFAAVEKEGFLSQVKQAVIGSHGLDVQYRGINVLESLVSEFSPSTSTAMSLPREFHEQCRASLEKDYLKTFYCWAQDAALSVTNKIMESDSAVPEVNVCAAAMRLMLQILNWDFRYGTNAVTGGKGAIDVYSAEVRYEGAKRSDCVLVQPGPSWRDVLITSCHIGWLLSLYGALRKKFLCEGYWLDCPIAVSARKLIVQFCSLTGTIFPSDNGQMQDKHLLQLLSGIIQWVSPPDAIANAIECGKSESEMLDGCRALLAIATVTTPLAFDQLLNSISPFGTLSLMSALTCEVVKVFMANFTVEETWSWVARDILLDTWTAVLTLLNWRTCSIH; encoded by the exons ATGCATCAAGGGTATCCGCCCGATTTGGGTCAGCTCCAAGCCGTCATGAATGCCATTGAAATGGCTTGCAGTTCCATTCAG ATTCATGTCAATCCGGCAGCAGCTGAGGCAACTATTCTATCACTATGTCAGTCTCCTCGGCCGTACCAGGCATGCCAATTCATTCTTG AGAATTCTCAGGTGGCAAATGCAAGATTTCAGGCAGCTGCAGCCATTCGAGATGCAGCTATCAGAGAATGGGTGTTTCTTACAGATGATGAGAAGAAAAGCTTGATTAG tttttgtttgtgctTTGTTATGCAACATGCTAATTCACCCGAGGGATATGTACAAGTAAAGGTGTCTTCAGTGGCTGCTCAATTGATGAAAAGGGGCTG GCTAGACTTTGCGGCTGTTGAGAAGGAGGGTTTCTTGTCTCAG GTAAAACAGGCTGTCATTGGAAGCCACGGCCTGGATGTACAGTACCGTGGGATTAATGTCCTGGAATCTTTG GTATCTGAATTTTCACCATCTACATCAACTGCCATGAGTCTTCCCAGGGAGTTTCACGAGCAGTGCCGGGCTTCCCTTGAGAAGGACTATTTGAAG ACTTTCTACTGTTGGGCGCAAGATGCTGCTCTTAGTGTCACCAACAAAATAATGGAATCTGATTCTGCTGTACCTGAGGTCAACGTATGTGCAGCAGCGATGCGACTTATGCTTCAGATTCTGAATTGGGACTTCCGGTACGGCACAAATGCAGTTACGGGTGGAAAAGGTGCCATAGATGTATATTCAGCCGAAGTTAGATATGAAGGTGCAAAGAGGTCTGATTGCGTCCTAGTGCAG CCTGGCCCTTCTTGGCGTGATGTTTTGATAACAAGTTGTCACATTGGGTGGCTTTTGAGTTTGTACGGTGCGCTTAGAAAGAAGTTCTTGTGTGAAGGTTATTGGCTTGATTGTCCTATTGCAGTCTCTGCGCGGAAACTTATTGTACAGTTCTGCTCCTTGACGGGGACTATATTTCCATCTG ATAATGGACAAATGCAAGACAAGCACCTGTTGCAACTGCTCTCTGGAATTATACAATGGGTCAGTCCACCTGATGCCATTGCAAACGCTATTGAATGTGGAAAAAGCGAAAG TGAGATGCTTGATGGTTGCCGTGCACTCTTAGCCATAGCAACTGTAACAACGCCTCTTGCGTTTGACCAATTGTTGAATTCCATAAG CCCATTTGGTACTCTTAGCCTGATGTCTGCCTTGACGTGTGAAGTTGTTAAAGTCTTTATGGCTAATTTTACCGTAGAGGAGACATGGAGTTGGGTGGCACGGGATATCTTATTAGATACTTGGACTGCAGTTCTCACG CTACTGAACTGGAGAACTTGTTCCATACATTAA
- the LOC131325276 gene encoding uncharacterized protein LOC131325276 isoform X17 produces MHQGYPPDLGQLQAVMNAIEMACSSIQIHVNPAAAEATILSLCQSPRPYQACQFILENSQVANARFQAAAAIRDAAIREWVFLTDDEKKSLISFCLCFVMQHANSPEGYVQVKVSSVAAQLMKRGWLDFAAVEKEGFLSQVKQAVIGSHGLDVQYRGINVLESLVSEFSPSTSTAMSLPREFHEQCRASLEKDYLKYGLTG; encoded by the exons ATGCATCAAGGGTATCCGCCCGATTTGGGTCAGCTCCAAGCCGTCATGAATGCCATTGAAATGGCTTGCAGTTCCATTCAG ATTCATGTCAATCCGGCAGCAGCTGAGGCAACTATTCTATCACTATGTCAGTCTCCTCGGCCGTACCAGGCATGCCAATTCATTCTTG AGAATTCTCAGGTGGCAAATGCAAGATTTCAGGCAGCTGCAGCCATTCGAGATGCAGCTATCAGAGAATGGGTGTTTCTTACAGATGATGAGAAGAAAAGCTTGATTAG tttttgtttgtgctTTGTTATGCAACATGCTAATTCACCCGAGGGATATGTACAAGTAAAGGTGTCTTCAGTGGCTGCTCAATTGATGAAAAGGGGCTG GCTAGACTTTGCGGCTGTTGAGAAGGAGGGTTTCTTGTCTCAG GTAAAACAGGCTGTCATTGGAAGCCACGGCCTGGATGTACAGTACCGTGGGATTAATGTCCTGGAATCTTTG GTATCTGAATTTTCACCATCTACATCAACTGCCATGAGTCTTCCCAGGGAGTTTCACGAGCAGTGCCGGGCTTCCCTTGAGAAGGACTATTTGAAG TATGGGCTGACTGGCTGA